A region from the Catenulispora sp. MAP5-51 genome encodes:
- a CDS encoding helicase-related protein, which produces MSDLDGHYLFRDEVARRLRLDILGPVGGPGEILTEDPPLSVYSTGILFPRRAYHTPVSLERRNGDVAGGGVDEKDLDLTSSIRAVDEQPDTGVALANIQNPMSMGMTFAVDPAIAPVIRVQAQAAVYEPVDEFGAPAEPRRAERRSTSGQGLHWRRRQLDIEPFDVDVTESFPVGGLELAPGLLFKARVREPVEGAVAVTVTMLNVNETEGFELLSDGKCFFQVSLEVSAPDEGAPFIERPAPAGSADAELLLTRMLYRHAPVFATGHGCAATWEWKPALVSETTPSSRRAAVPIVRTEFVPSTDVPLTESNRKIDVSGLGMHRLGTDSAVEAISTLRRLLEAYSTWISERMVEAEWLSAGEFGPVARRQIQLCSQALERMREGVELLANDEKSFLAFQLANLAMSQQRARTKWIKEGRTGEPVEDGQWRPFQICFLLLCLAGINDPEHSDRGVADVLWFPTGGGKTEAYLGLIAYTVFLRRLRLEEAGAGVTVIMRYTLRLLTLQQFERAAALLCAMELMRQRDVKGLGTEQMSIGMWVGRAATPNKLADARKSIALLRAGGSLREQNPVQLRACPWCGTPLDANDYDVPMDDSRMDIVCRNGDCEFHSGLPVHVVDEAIYRARPTLIIATADKFAQIAWRQDVAALFNRTGAVPGTPPPELIIQDELHLISGPLGTLAGLYETAVDLAANRPKVIASTATIRRAEEQGAALFNRVTAQFPPAGLDARDSWFAVEAPRSRVPARMYLGLMTPSTSQATLLIQSYASLLHHAKAVEGGDGVRDPYWTLIGYFNSLRLLAAAELQVQDDVVAQLELLGHRDGVAPRSVDATRELTSRVDSSDIPKTLKDLERQLGGGVEPFDVVLATNMISVGVDVDRLGVMSIMGQPQMTAEYIQASSRVGRRYPGLAVVLYNSARSRDRSHYENFTAYHSALYRQVESTSVTPFSARARDRALHAAYVGAARMLYPAARDNTAAARVGTFLDELAKLRTVIVERVSRAAAEEAVATMRELELFTEEWVEMAAVNPDLVYEAAPRTLRSSAPRREDAALLCTHADDDLKRGWPTLWSLRDVDVEADLYLEK; this is translated from the coding sequence ATGTCTGACCTTGACGGTCACTACTTGTTCCGCGACGAAGTGGCACGCCGGCTTCGACTCGACATCCTCGGCCCTGTCGGCGGACCGGGCGAGATCCTGACTGAGGACCCGCCACTCAGCGTCTACTCCACTGGAATCCTGTTTCCACGTCGCGCTTACCACACGCCGGTCTCGCTGGAGAGGCGAAACGGTGATGTAGCTGGCGGCGGCGTCGATGAGAAGGACCTCGACCTCACCTCCTCGATCCGGGCCGTCGATGAGCAGCCGGATACCGGCGTGGCCCTGGCCAATATCCAGAACCCGATGTCGATGGGCATGACCTTTGCCGTCGACCCCGCCATCGCTCCAGTGATACGGGTGCAAGCCCAGGCCGCAGTCTATGAGCCAGTTGACGAGTTTGGAGCGCCGGCGGAACCACGCAGGGCGGAGCGGCGGTCGACCTCCGGCCAAGGCCTCCACTGGCGGCGCCGTCAACTCGACATCGAGCCTTTCGACGTCGACGTCACGGAGTCCTTTCCCGTCGGTGGCTTGGAATTGGCACCCGGCCTCTTGTTCAAGGCGCGGGTTCGCGAGCCCGTGGAGGGTGCCGTGGCTGTCACCGTGACAATGCTGAACGTCAACGAGACGGAGGGGTTCGAGCTCCTCAGCGACGGCAAGTGCTTCTTTCAGGTGAGCCTGGAGGTATCGGCGCCGGATGAAGGGGCTCCCTTTATCGAACGTCCTGCGCCTGCTGGCTCTGCCGACGCGGAGTTGCTGCTCACTCGGATGCTGTACCGGCATGCCCCGGTCTTCGCCACCGGGCATGGGTGCGCGGCGACGTGGGAGTGGAAGCCGGCTTTGGTCAGCGAAACCACACCGTCGTCTCGGCGCGCGGCGGTGCCAATCGTCCGCACCGAGTTCGTGCCTTCGACTGACGTCCCGCTTACCGAGTCGAACCGGAAGATCGACGTCAGCGGGCTGGGCATGCATCGTCTCGGCACAGACTCCGCTGTCGAGGCGATCTCGACGCTCCGCCGTCTCCTGGAGGCGTACAGCACTTGGATCTCGGAGCGCATGGTTGAAGCCGAATGGTTGAGTGCGGGTGAGTTCGGCCCAGTCGCGCGGCGTCAAATACAGCTGTGCAGCCAGGCCCTCGAGAGGATGCGCGAGGGGGTGGAACTTCTCGCGAACGACGAGAAGTCTTTCCTCGCCTTTCAACTAGCCAATCTGGCCATGTCCCAGCAGCGCGCTCGGACGAAATGGATCAAGGAAGGGCGGACCGGGGAGCCGGTCGAGGACGGGCAATGGCGCCCTTTCCAGATCTGCTTCCTCCTGCTGTGTCTGGCAGGCATCAACGATCCGGAGCACTCCGATCGTGGTGTCGCCGACGTTTTGTGGTTCCCGACTGGTGGTGGCAAGACCGAGGCCTATCTCGGTCTCATCGCCTACACCGTTTTCCTGCGTCGACTGCGCCTTGAGGAGGCGGGGGCAGGCGTGACGGTAATCATGCGATACACACTGCGGCTGCTGACACTTCAACAGTTCGAGCGTGCTGCCGCCCTGTTGTGCGCAATGGAACTCATGCGACAGCGTGACGTGAAAGGTCTCGGGACCGAGCAGATGTCCATCGGCATGTGGGTCGGACGGGCAGCGACCCCCAACAAGCTCGCCGATGCCAGGAAGAGCATCGCGCTACTGCGAGCCGGCGGCTCGCTTCGTGAACAGAACCCAGTCCAACTACGTGCATGCCCCTGGTGCGGTACCCCACTGGACGCGAACGATTACGACGTGCCCATGGACGACTCGCGGATGGACATCGTCTGCCGCAATGGAGACTGCGAGTTCCACAGCGGACTCCCGGTCCACGTCGTCGACGAGGCGATCTACCGTGCGCGTCCTACGCTGATCATCGCCACCGCCGACAAGTTTGCACAGATCGCTTGGCGTCAGGATGTGGCAGCCCTCTTCAACCGTACCGGTGCGGTTCCAGGCACCCCACCGCCTGAACTGATCATTCAGGACGAGCTGCACCTGATCTCGGGGCCGCTCGGAACCCTGGCCGGGCTGTATGAGACTGCGGTGGACCTTGCCGCGAACCGTCCGAAGGTCATTGCGTCGACGGCCACGATCCGACGTGCGGAAGAGCAGGGGGCTGCACTGTTCAACCGCGTCACCGCGCAATTTCCGCCTGCAGGCCTAGATGCTCGAGACTCTTGGTTCGCTGTCGAGGCGCCGCGATCGCGAGTGCCGGCCCGTATGTATCTCGGACTGATGACTCCCTCGACCAGTCAAGCCACCCTGCTCATCCAGTCGTACGCTTCGCTGTTGCACCATGCCAAGGCCGTCGAAGGAGGAGACGGCGTGCGTGATCCGTACTGGACGTTGATCGGGTACTTCAACAGCTTGCGTCTACTGGCAGCGGCCGAGCTTCAGGTCCAGGACGACGTCGTCGCCCAACTGGAACTGCTCGGTCACCGTGACGGGGTCGCACCGCGGAGCGTCGACGCGACCCGCGAACTGACGAGCCGAGTCGATTCCAGCGACATCCCCAAGACTCTGAAGGACCTCGAACGGCAGTTGGGAGGTGGAGTAGAGCCGTTCGATGTGGTCCTCGCCACGAACATGATCTCCGTGGGAGTCGACGTGGACCGACTCGGCGTCATGTCCATCATGGGACAGCCGCAGATGACCGCTGAGTACATCCAGGCGTCTAGCCGAGTGGGTCGACGATATCCAGGTCTGGCGGTTGTGCTGTACAACAGCGCTCGGTCCCGCGACCGCTCGCACTACGAGAACTTCACCGCGTATCACTCCGCTTTGTACCGGCAGGTCGAGTCGACGAGCGTCACGCCCTTCTCAGCCCGTGCCCGGGACCGGGCGCTCCACGCGGCGTACGTTGGTGCTGCGCGGATGCTCTACCCTGCCGCGCGCGACAATACGGCCGCTGCGCGTGTTGGTACGTTCCTGGACGAGCTCGCGAAGCTCAGAACGGTGATCGTTGAGCGGGTCTCTCGGGCCGCTGCGGAGGAGGCTGTCGCGACAATGAGGGAGCTCGAGCTCTTTACTGAAGAGTGGGTCGAGATGGCCGCGGTCAATCCTGACCTGGTCTACGAAGCCGCGCCCCGCACCCTCCGCAGCAGCGCACCGCGGCGAGAGGATGCTGCCCTCCTGTGCACTCATGCCGACGACGACTTGAAGCGCGGGTGGCCCACCCTGTGGAGCTTGCGTGACGTGGACGTCGAGGCCGACCTCTACCTGGAGAAGTGA
- the drmB gene encoding DrmB family protein has translation MPLRTGRSTRGTSAAKVVEPLGSVRRAQQITTYGVGALIAIGEQSFIVSGLDTWKDDPALEIDEPRLVANLHVSALRWPPADEPSSGKGVGVRRFPNWYSCKNCGDLQPYRFFGTTTGSCNVCGSTLIPSRFISACENGHIDDFPYFEWLHKRSESGGGGPHKLTLRSSGESGSLRSIVISCSCGVPDRSMEGALSGNALKTLGIVCKGQRPWLGVDARVIEPDCQATRRAMQRGSSAVWFPVVCSALTIPPYSTRVAEIVADYLDMWLDETDETVERQAKAKRLDRRGVSIEDILRYVNARRQAKERAEQGDDYAEPFFFTDDPLRPDEYRQLRRTTPDIEENRHFACVPPEDADESGPPIGFAQTMLVKRLREVRALTSFTRVEIPGESSTRKAKLSLDKDWLPAIEVIGEGVFLRFDPSRLAAWERMPNVRARADDLRAKHQAHLDHRMSEPPLSPVTPRFVLVHTLAHALINEWSLDAGYPTAALRERLYLKEAVAEDPEGMAGLLIYTATSDSAGSLGGLVAQGEPKRLQRTFEAALDRVSWCSADPLCMESEASGTDSLNLAACHACVLLPEVSCELGNTLLDRALLIGAPDSEGMGYFRH, from the coding sequence ATGCCTCTGAGAACCGGTCGGAGCACTCGCGGGACGAGCGCCGCCAAGGTCGTCGAACCACTCGGCAGTGTCCGGCGTGCGCAACAGATCACCACTTATGGAGTGGGCGCACTTATCGCCATAGGCGAGCAGTCTTTCATCGTGAGCGGGCTGGATACCTGGAAGGACGATCCGGCGCTCGAGATCGACGAGCCGCGTCTGGTGGCGAATCTGCATGTCTCCGCTTTGCGGTGGCCGCCAGCTGACGAGCCGTCATCTGGCAAGGGCGTAGGTGTGCGACGGTTCCCCAACTGGTACTCCTGCAAGAATTGCGGTGACCTACAGCCCTATCGCTTCTTTGGTACGACCACCGGGTCATGCAATGTCTGCGGCAGCACTCTCATCCCATCCCGTTTCATCTCCGCGTGCGAGAACGGACACATCGACGACTTTCCCTACTTCGAGTGGCTCCACAAGAGAAGCGAGTCGGGAGGGGGCGGGCCGCATAAACTGACCCTCCGCAGCTCGGGCGAGAGTGGTTCGCTCCGGTCTATCGTCATCTCGTGCTCGTGCGGAGTGCCGGACAGGTCGATGGAAGGGGCATTGAGCGGGAATGCGCTGAAGACGCTCGGGATCGTTTGCAAGGGCCAGCGTCCTTGGCTCGGTGTCGACGCTCGCGTGATAGAACCAGATTGCCAAGCGACGCGCAGGGCGATGCAGCGAGGTTCTTCCGCAGTGTGGTTTCCCGTAGTCTGTTCGGCGCTCACCATTCCGCCGTACTCGACGCGCGTGGCGGAAATCGTCGCCGACTACCTGGACATGTGGTTGGACGAGACGGACGAGACGGTCGAGCGCCAGGCGAAGGCGAAGAGACTCGATCGTCGAGGTGTGTCCATCGAGGACATCCTGCGATACGTCAACGCACGCAGGCAGGCGAAAGAGCGTGCTGAACAGGGCGATGACTACGCCGAACCGTTCTTTTTCACTGATGATCCACTTCGACCTGACGAATACCGGCAGCTCCGTCGGACCACGCCGGACATCGAGGAGAACCGTCACTTCGCATGTGTGCCACCCGAGGACGCTGACGAGAGCGGACCGCCGATCGGATTCGCGCAGACCATGTTGGTGAAGCGGCTCAGGGAGGTGCGAGCTCTAACGTCCTTCACGCGGGTCGAGATCCCAGGTGAGTCGAGCACCCGAAAGGCGAAGCTGTCCCTCGACAAGGACTGGCTGCCGGCCATCGAGGTCATCGGTGAGGGCGTCTTCCTGCGGTTCGATCCATCGAGACTCGCGGCCTGGGAGCGGATGCCGAACGTCCGGGCCCGTGCGGACGATCTCAGGGCCAAGCATCAGGCTCATCTGGACCATCGAATGTCCGAGCCACCGCTTTCGCCGGTAACCCCGCGCTTCGTGCTTGTGCACACGCTCGCCCACGCTCTGATCAACGAGTGGAGCCTTGATGCTGGCTATCCGACCGCCGCGCTGCGAGAGCGTCTTTACCTGAAGGAGGCCGTCGCTGAGGATCCGGAAGGCATGGCCGGGCTCTTGATTTACACGGCGACCAGCGATTCCGCGGGCAGCCTCGGCGGGCTTGTGGCGCAAGGGGAGCCGAAACGATTGCAGCGGACGTTCGAAGCGGCCTTGGATCGGGTCTCATGGTGCTCCGCGGACCCACTGTGCATGGAATCCGAGGCCAGCGGTACGGACAGTCTCAATCTCGCTGCCTGCCATGCCTGCGTCCTCCTGCCGGAAGTCAGTTGTGAGCTCGGAAATACATTGCTCGACAGGGCGTTGCTGATTGGCGCGCCTGATAGTGAGGGCATGGGGTATTTCCGCCACTGA